The sequence CGCAGACGATCCGCCCGGTAGCTTCCCGGGGATTTTCATAAGCCTGTTGCGCCCAGAAAGGATAGGCATGGGCAGGGGCGGGGGTCAAAGCCCACAGGAGCCATATCCCCAAAACCATTACTGCCAGCCGAGTTAAAGAAAAATTGGGTTTCATAGTGTGATGATGACCTAAAAAAGGGTTAAGTCCACCAGGGCTTTTGCCCCGTGCGAAAATCCGTCTCCGTCCAGGTGGTAAAGAGTACCTTGTCGTCCTCCGTGACCTGGGCTTTCACCAACGCCAGGGACAAGGGGGCAGGGCCACGCACCACTTTCCCGGTTTTGTCGTACTGGGAACCATGACAGGGGCAAATGAATTTGTTTTCGCTGGCATTCCAGGGCACCACGCAACCCAGGTGGGTACAGACCGCATTCAAACCGTATTCAGCAATTTGGGCATCTTCCGTGACGATAATATAAGTCGGGTCACCCTTGGGGCCTTGGGCCAGGGAACGGTCGCCGGGGGGATGGGTTTTCAGGTATTCATCCACCTTGATGTCATTTCCCAGGGCGTCCTTGGCAATGATGCCGCCCCCGGCTGAACCCCCGGAACCCGCCGGGATAAAAAAGCTGACAAAGGGATAAAGGGCGGCCAAGGCGGTGGCCGTCAATCCCCCGGTCATTAACAAATTCATGAATTGGCGGCGACCCATATCGGGTACATCGGCACTGCTAGAGACGGAAGCCATGGCAGGAATCCTGAGAAGGTACGTTATATTTGGACACACGCATCTTAGTCTATCACCTGGGGAACCGCCATCGCCGTTGTCCCATCCACAATACCGCCCCAGTCACCAGTCCCAGGGCAAACCCCAGGGTCAACACCCAGCCAAAGGGGAGGGGAATGGATTGCCAAAACAACCAGCGCAGGTTGACCAAAGTAGCATTTTGTACAGAGAATAAGGCGGTAAATAACAGTCCCAAAGCCAATAAAATCGAGATAACAATAGCAACCACGATTTGCGAATCCTTCGGAGGTGCCGGGAATTTTTAGGGATAATTTTGACTTGAAATCCTGGGAACAGACAGATTATAGCTTTATTATAATCATGGCTCGCTCCTAACCTTCGCTACCCTATCCCATGCTGTTTATGTTGCCAATCCTTGCCCAGGCTACCCCAGCGCCGCCCCCGACCCCAGCGGCCCGGCGGACGATTTTCAGCCCCCAACCGGTACGGCCTTTGCCGGGGGTATTGGATGGTGTGCTGATGTTCAACAGCAACAGCCCGGAGGTGGTGCAACAGGAAGGGATTTTACTGTCCACCTTTCCCCCCCAGGGCAAACGCACTCCCCAAGCCCACCTAAATCTGCGGTTGTCGGGGCAGTTTACCCTGTTTGCCCACCATATCTTCCGCACCAACGACCCGGAGAATACGCCGACGTTGTTTTTGGGGTTCATTTTGTACAACCCTACCCAGGAGTACGTACGACTGAATGTGACCCAGGCGGCGAGTTTTTTGAGTACGCCAGAGGCACCGTTTGTGAATTTGCCCTCCTACCTGGACAATGCCCGGGGCTATGTGTTTTCCGGGCCAGGGAGTCGGGCGATGAATGTGGTCTTGCGGGGGGGACGGCAGAGAAATTGGCCGCCAAATCTCGTGTTGGCGCCGGGGGAGTACCGCTTGTTGGCAAATTTACCCATCCCTGCTCCCCGCTTACCCCGCACCGTGACCTCCCGTTTGCCCGTACCGCCGGAAATCAATCTGGCGCAGGGGATGGTGCTGGCTCTGCAAAATCCCACCCTGGCTCCAGGGGAGATGGAGGTGGTGCCGGAACCGAACCTTTATCCGTCTTCCAATGGTCGCTCTACCTTTGCCCGGTTGACCAGCGATGGACCGGTGTATGTGGCGAGTCTGGCTCGGTATGCCAGCCGTACTTGGGATGGTCGGGAACAAGTGCCCACCCTCCAGGACTGGGTGCAGGTGTTGGAACAGGGCACCTTGGCGGGACCCCGGGATATTCCCCCCACACCCCTCCATGCCAGTAATGCGGTGCGATTTTTCTATGGTCGGGTGGCGGGGGTGGCACAAGGCTCCCAGTGGTCAGCCCGGTTGACGGATGAGGCGGCGGGGATTGCTTCGGATCAACCCCAGCTGTTGACCATTCCCCCCCAGGGGCAGGCGTTTTCCTACGGGTTGAGTACCCTGAACCGGGGCACCTTCGGCACAGGGCAAATCCAGAGTGCCCCCCTGTTGGTACGTTATCCTGACACCGCCTATCTGGCGCATGGGAATTATGGGGTGCATTACGACCTGCAAATGCCGCTGTACAACCCCAGCAATTTCCCGCAGACGGTGGCGATTTCCCTCCAGTCCCCCCTCAAGGACGATGCCAATCGGGGCGGTCTGCAATTTCTGGAACCGCCAGAACCCCGGGTCTTTTTCCGGGGCACGATTCGCCTGCGCTATCCGGCGGAAGATGGCTCCCCCCAAGTCCGTTATGTCCATGTGGTCAAGTATCGGGGGCAACAGGGGGAACCCTTGGTGACGTTAAATTTAGCCCCCAAGGAGCAACGGCTGGTGGAGGTGGATTATCTTTACCCCCCCGATGCCACGCCGCCCCAGGTGTTGACGGTGCAGACCCTCAGCCCCAGCGTGACCCAAACGCCCCCCAAACCCAGCAACCCGGAACCTCGACCCTTGACCCAGGTTCCAGCGGCTACCCCAACAACCCTCAAACCTCGCTAAAGCCACCTGTCAGAACCCGTCCGAGCGAAATGGGGTTACGGCAACACCTCATCCGTAAGAGCGGGGCAAGCGTTGATCAAATCTCTGCCACCCGGTAGTGAATCCGCCAAGGGGCACCCCATTGGTTCCAGGTTTCTTTATTAAACGGGGGCAACCAATGCTGAATCAAGGTTTGTTCCAACCGTTGGCGAGGACGGGTCGCCCGGGGCACCTGCCAATCAAAAACCCACTGGATTTGGGTGTCCAATTGATAGCGGCGATGGTCGTCTAAATAGTAACTTAAATAGGTTTTGCAATCGTGATGCCCCTGCCACCGCTGGCGCAAATTCACCGTTTCGCCGATGTATAAAATCAACGGGGCGGCTTGGTCAATCACAAAATAAATACAGGGTTCATTTTGGGAAAATTCCCCCGGTACCCGAAAAAATTCCCCCCCCTGGGGCGTTAGGGAAAAAGGGTTGCGTAACGGGGATGGGCTGGAAGTAGCAAATAAATCCGTTTGGTGGCAGAGCCTGGGGGTTTGCCCCTGTTGGTAGGCAATGATTTTTTGTTTCCATTGGCGCAACCGTTCCCCATCCCAAGCGACGGGGGGTTGACCGGTAATGTAAATCCCCGGAACCGTCATGGCTCGCCATTGTTGGCGGTTGAACAAGCTAATTTGCTCTGCTTCAGCCATCCTGACCCCAGCCTTGACTTTGTGATATATTAAAGCAAACCGTGAGCCACCGGGACTGGGGGAAATTATGGTGTTGCTGATAGGGAATATCTTTCGGGGTCAATTTATTGATGTCATCGAGTGGTTGGACAATACCAATACCACGATGGTCTATCGTTTTGAACGGTTTAATAATGAAATCAAACAGGGGGCAAAATTAATCGTCCGCCCGGGGCAGATGGCGGTATTTGTGAATGAAGGTCAGGTGGCGGATGTGTTCCAAGAGGGGACGTATGAACTCTACACCCGCAACTTGCCGATTTTAAGCACCCTGAAAGCCTGGTCTTACGGGTTTAATTCCCCGTTTAAGGCGGAAGTGTATTTCTTCAGCACCCGGAATTTTACCAACTTGAAATGGGGTACCCAAAACCCAATCACCCTGCGGGATGCGGACTTTGGACCGGTGCGGGTGCGGGCATTTGGCTCCTACGCCATGAAAGTAAAAAACCCCCAGAATATGTTGCAACAGTTGGTGAGTACGGACGGGTTGTTCCAGGTGGATGAAATCAGCAACCAAATCCGCAATGAAATTGTCTCGAGTTTCGCTTCCTGGGTGGGCAGAAGCAAAATTCCGGTGTTGGATTTGGCGGCGCAGTACCGGGATTTGGGGACAAAAATTCGCACGGAAATTCAACCGGATATTGACCGGTTTGGGTTGGAATTGACCCAGCTTTTGATCGAAAACATTTCCCTGCCGCCGGAGGTGGAAGCGGTACTGGATAAGCGCACCTCGATGGGGATTTTGGGGAATATGAACCAATACACCCAATTCCAGGCGGCGAATGCCATCGAAGCGGCGGCGAATAATCCCCGGGGTGCTAATCCGGCGATGGATTGGGGGATGGGGATGGCGATGGCTCAGCAGTTAGCCAACAATCTGGGGCAAGCCAATAACCAACCGAGTCCGGCGACTCCCCCCCCGCCCCCCGGTGCGGAGTTATGGCATTTCTCCCGGAATGGGCAAACCTTTGGTCCTTTCCCGGTGGAACAGTTGCTCCAGCAGGGTTTGACCGCCGATACCTATGTGTGGAAAGCGGGGATGACCGCCTGGGTGAAAGTGGCAGAAGTGCCGGGATTAGCCAGCCGTTTGAGTACGATGCCCCCGCCGCCGCCGCCAGCGTAACCGTTGCCATTCAGCAAAATCCATGACTGCACCCCGGTCAGAGACCCCCGTCTATCACACCTGTCCCCAGTGCGGGGCGAAGGGGCTGGAATTTTCTCCCCAATTGCAGAAGTTGCAATGTACCTACTGTGGTTGGCAGGGGGAGGTGCCCAGCACGGAAGGGGAGATTCAGGAGCAATCCTACGAGGCGTTTTTGCGGAAGGCGGACAGCCAGCAGGTGACCCTGACGGCGCAGGAAATCAAATGTCCGGGCTGTGGGGCGGTGACCACCTTTGACCCCCAAAATGTGGCGGATGTGTGTGCGTTTTGTGGCACCCATTTGAATGTGCAACCCCAAACGAGCAACCCGATCCTTGCCCCCCAGGCGGTACAGCCCTTTGTCGCCAGTCGCCAGCAGACCTTTGCCCAGCTTTTGCAGTGGTTGGGTAAGAATTGGTTTGCCCCCAATGACCTGAAAAAATTGGCGCAACCGGAAAATCTCCAGGGGATGTATTTGCCCTTTTGGACGTTTGACAGCCATACCCGCAGTTTTTATCGGGGCGAACGGGGGGAATACTACTACGAAACGGAAACCTATCGGGATGACGAGGGGAATTTGCAAACCCGTGAGGTGCGCCATACCCGTTGGTACAGTGCCCAGGGCTGGGTGGAGCGGTTTTTTGATGATGTGTTGGTGCCTGCGACCCGTTCGGTGCCGACCCGCCGTCTGGAACAATTGGTGCATTTGGGCTATTCTCCGGCGGGCTTGAAGAGCTATGCCACCAGTTTTTTGAGCGGCTATCGGGTGGAACGCTACCAAGTACCCCTGCGGGAAGCCTTTGCCCAGGCGCAACAGAAAATGGATGCGGTGATCCGGGAGGATGTGCGGCAGGATATTGGCGGGGATGAACAACGGATTGAGAGTATCAAAACCCAGTACAATGCCGTTACGTTTAAGCATATTCTCCTGCCCGTGTGGATGTTTAGTTATCGCTATCGGGGCAAGTCCTATCAGGTGCTCGCCTGCGGAGTGACGGGCAGAATGTTGGGGGATTACCCGCTGAGTATCTGGAAGGTGGTTTTAGCGGTGCTTTTGGGGTTAATCGTGGCTGGGATTGGGTTATGGGCGTTCATCGAATCAGAAAAGGAATCCCCACCGGAACCGCCCCGCCAGGAACAAAGTTGGGCAACAAATATACGGGTATCTGCGGGTATCTGAAGGATGTATGATTGACCCATGAAAATTGCTGAACTATTCACTGACACTAAAATAGTGGTCAGGATACAAGAGAGATTGCCATCATTATTCCATCTTGCGGAACTGGAAAGTTCTCGCGGTGGAAATGTAGGGATGGAAGTTGGTTCAATTAGGGAAAAAATTGTCATTGCATTATTGATCTACAAGTTTGGCGAGCATAACGTTGAAACTGACATCCCAACCACTCAACCAGATGTAGATGTGAAAGTGTTCAATGAGCCAATCTCAGTAAAGACAATCACAGGAAAAAGTTTGAATGGGGTCAAACTTATTTGGACAGTTGATGAAAAAAAGGCTTCGGAGTTCAGCCAAAGCTATGCTCCAAGCTCTGATATGCTCCTGGTACAGGTGAACTGGAATAATTCGGGCTGGTTTTACTTATTCCCGAAATCTGTTCAAGTTGAAATCTTCAATCAAGTTGGATCACAAACTTATATTAAACTTCCGAAACCAGGCACTAATCCACGTGGAGTTGAAATTGCGGGAGAAGCTCTTCGTCTCCTTGCCAACCATCCAAAAAGTCTCAAAATTCCAATAAATTGGCTACGGGAAACGATTGACTATAATCCCTACGAACGATGGTTAGAATTGTGGCAAAAGGATTGACTATATGAGTAAAAGTTCAAAAACAAGTAAATTTGGTACCACGGCTCGCATCAGTCATGATTCCTCTGAATATTACAGTTCTAGGCTCTATGCGGAGTTATCACAAGATAATGGTGATCCCCCCGTTCCTGATCAGGTTTTCCCATCAGAGTATGAAAACACGATCCTATTAGGAACTTCTGAGAATATGCAAGAACTCCCGGATAACTCTGTCCACCTGATGATTACTTCACCCCCGTACAACGTAACTAAAGAGTATGATGAAAATCTGACCCTCAAAGAATATCTCCAGTTACTGAGAAAGGTCTTTACTGAAACCTATCGTGTGCTGGTGCATGGTGGTAGGGCTTGTGTCAATGTAGCCAATTTAGGACGCAAGCCATATATTCCCCTATCGGACTATATTTCGCAGATGATGCTTGAGATCGGTTTTCAGATGCGCGGGGAAATCATTTGGTAT comes from Synechococcus sp. C9 and encodes:
- a CDS encoding DUF1049 domain-containing protein; translation: MVAIVISILLALGLLFTALFSVQNATLVNLRWLFWQSIPLPFGWVLTLGFALGLVTGAVLWMGQRRWRFPR
- a CDS encoding ThaI family type II restriction endonuclease; translated protein: MKIAELFTDTKIVVRIQERLPSLFHLAELESSRGGNVGMEVGSIREKIVIALLIYKFGEHNVETDIPTTQPDVDVKVFNEPISVKTITGKSLNGVKLIWTVDEKKASEFSQSYAPSSDMLLVQVNWNNSGWFYLFPKSVQVEIFNQVGSQTYIKLPKPGTNPRGVEIAGEALRLLANHPKSLKIPINWLRETIDYNPYERWLELWQKD
- a CDS encoding GIY-YIG nuclease family protein, which gives rise to MAEAEQISLFNRQQWRAMTVPGIYITGQPPVAWDGERLRQWKQKIIAYQQGQTPRLCHQTDLFATSSPSPLRNPFSLTPQGGEFFRVPGEFSQNEPCIYFVIDQAAPLILYIGETVNLRQRWQGHHDCKTYLSYYLDDHRRYQLDTQIQWVFDWQVPRATRPRQRLEQTLIQHWLPPFNKETWNQWGAPWRIHYRVAEI
- a CDS encoding SPFH domain-containing protein, with product MVLLIGNIFRGQFIDVIEWLDNTNTTMVYRFERFNNEIKQGAKLIVRPGQMAVFVNEGQVADVFQEGTYELYTRNLPILSTLKAWSYGFNSPFKAEVYFFSTRNFTNLKWGTQNPITLRDADFGPVRVRAFGSYAMKVKNPQNMLQQLVSTDGLFQVDEISNQIRNEIVSSFASWVGRSKIPVLDLAAQYRDLGTKIRTEIQPDIDRFGLELTQLLIENISLPPEVEAVLDKRTSMGILGNMNQYTQFQAANAIEAAANNPRGANPAMDWGMGMAMAQQLANNLGQANNQPSPATPPPPPGAELWHFSRNGQTFGPFPVEQLLQQGLTADTYVWKAGMTAWVKVAEVPGLASRLSTMPPPPPPA
- a CDS encoding DUF3370 domain-containing protein — its product is MLPILAQATPAPPPTPAARRTIFSPQPVRPLPGVLDGVLMFNSNSPEVVQQEGILLSTFPPQGKRTPQAHLNLRLSGQFTLFAHHIFRTNDPENTPTLFLGFILYNPTQEYVRLNVTQAASFLSTPEAPFVNLPSYLDNARGYVFSGPGSRAMNVVLRGGRQRNWPPNLVLAPGEYRLLANLPIPAPRLPRTVTSRLPVPPEINLAQGMVLALQNPTLAPGEMEVVPEPNLYPSSNGRSTFARLTSDGPVYVASLARYASRTWDGREQVPTLQDWVQVLEQGTLAGPRDIPPTPLHASNAVRFFYGRVAGVAQGSQWSARLTDEAAGIASDQPQLLTIPPQGQAFSYGLSTLNRGTFGTGQIQSAPLLVRYPDTAYLAHGNYGVHYDLQMPLYNPSNFPQTVAISLQSPLKDDANRGGLQFLEPPEPRVFFRGTIRLRYPAEDGSPQVRYVHVVKYRGQQGEPLVTLNLAPKEQRLVEVDYLYPPDATPPQVLTVQTLSPSVTQTPPKPSNPEPRPLTQVPAATPTTLKPR
- the petC gene encoding cytochrome b6-f complex iron-sulfur subunit, yielding MASVSSSADVPDMGRRQFMNLLMTGGLTATALAALYPFVSFFIPAGSGGSAGGGIIAKDALGNDIKVDEYLKTHPPGDRSLAQGPKGDPTYIIVTEDAQIAEYGLNAVCTHLGCVVPWNASENKFICPCHGSQYDKTGKVVRGPAPLSLALVKAQVTEDDKVLFTTWTETDFRTGQKPWWT